The genomic segment ATGCGATAGGGCTCATCGACCCCTTTCGTGACCAAATCGTCGATGAGAACTCCGATGTAGCTTTCATCCCGATGCATCTGGAAAAACGTTTCAGAAGCGGTCTCGCCACATCCTGCCGCTCCGGCGTGCAGTGCGGCATTGACACCGGCCACAAGTCCTTGTCCTGCAGCCTCTTCATATCCAGTCGTTCCGTTTACTTGTCCGGCGAAGAAAAGTCCGCGAACAACTTTCGATTGCAGTGAATGGTTCAGTTGCGTGGGGTCAAAGAAGTCGTATTCAATGGCATATCCCGGTCGATAGACTTTCACTTCGCGGAATGCCGGTATCTTCCGCAGTGCCTCTATTTGTGCGTCGATCGGCATGCTCGATGAGAACCCGTTCAGGTACATCTCGTTGGTGTTTTCACCTTCCGGTTCGAGGAACAGCAGGTGTCGTTCGCGTTCAGGAAACGTGACGAGTTTTGTTTCTACGGAGGGGCAGTAACGCGGTCCGATACTTTCTATCTGACCATTATACAGCGGTGACTCACCAATACGTTCCATCAGTATTTTGTGCACGTCGGTATTGGTGTAGCAAATCCAGCAGGGAAGTTTGTTAAGGTGTTGTTTTTCAGACAGATAACTGAAACCGTATTGTCCAGTGTCGCCGTCTTGTCGTTCCATTTCCTCGAAGTGCACCGACCGTTTGTCGATGCGTACGGGAGTGCCGGTTTTCATCCGTGCGCTCCTGATGCCGTGTCGTGTGATGCTTTCCGTGAAGTGGCGTACTGCGGGTTCAGCCATTCTTCCGCCCTCCACTTGCCGTGCGCCGACGTGCATCAGTCCGTTGAGGAAAGTTCCTGCTGTGATGATGATGCTTTTTGCGAATATTTCCGCTCCCCAAATCGTGCGTATGCCGACCGCCTCGCCGTTTTCCACAAGCAGTTCTTCAGCCGTATCTTGCCAGATGTCGAGGTTTTCCGTTCGGTCGAGTGTCTCCCGCCATTTCTTGATGAACAGTTCGCGGTCGCATTGTGCCCGTGGCGACCACATCGCCGGTCCTTTCGAGCGGTTGAGCATGCGGAATTGTATGGTTGTGGCATCGGTAATTAGTCCCATTTGTCCGCCGAGCGCATCGATTTCGCGTACAATTTGCCCCTTAGCAATACCGCCGACCGCAGGATTGCATGACATTTGTGCGATTTTGTTCATGTCCATGGTCACCAGCAGCGTCTGTGCTCCCATGTTTGCCGCAGCCGTTGCCGCCTCGCAACCTGCATGTCCGCCGCCGATTACCAGCACATCATACTTGAGTGTCATCATTGTATAAGGGCATAATTCCGTGCAAATTTACAAAATCTTTTGCAATTACTTGGCATATTTTCCAAAAAGCATTATTTTTGCAAAAAACGGAGAGCTATGAAAAGGATTTTTTTTGTTTTATTGTTGCTTTTAGGCGCATGGAGTGTTCATGCTCAGACATTAGGTGTGATGGTGTGTGACGATGACCCATATACCAATATAAGAAATGGAGTTCGTGGTAAAATTATTGGAAAGATAGGAAA from the Prevotella sp. Rep29 genome contains:
- the mnmG gene encoding tRNA uridine-5-carboxymethylaminomethyl(34) synthesis enzyme MnmG, translated to MTLKYDVLVIGGGHAGCEAATAAANMGAQTLLVTMDMNKIAQMSCNPAVGGIAKGQIVREIDALGGQMGLITDATTIQFRMLNRSKGPAMWSPRAQCDRELFIKKWRETLDRTENLDIWQDTAEELLVENGEAVGIRTIWGAEIFAKSIIITAGTFLNGLMHVGARQVEGGRMAEPAVRHFTESITRHGIRSARMKTGTPVRIDKRSVHFEEMERQDGDTGQYGFSYLSEKQHLNKLPCWICYTNTDVHKILMERIGESPLYNGQIESIGPRYCPSVETKLVTFPERERHLLFLEPEGENTNEMYLNGFSSSMPIDAQIEALRKIPAFREVKVYRPGYAIEYDFFDPTQLNHSLQSKVVRGLFFAGQVNGTTGYEEAAGQGLVAGVNAALHAGAAGCGETASETFFQMHRDESYIGVLIDDLVTKGVDEPYRMFTSRAEYRILLRQDDADSRLTEKAYTLGIAKKDRHDRWMEKKQHIERIVSFCETTSAKPGEINSRLEQLGTTPLHNNCKIAELVARPQLQLQQLAEIIPSLREVLDKPSNRKEEICEAAEIRIKYKGYIERERLVAEKMHRLEEIKIKGHFDYEKLTQISIEARQKLSRINPETLAQASRIPGVSPSDINALLVLAGR